The genomic region GGGCACCTGATCCAATAAATTCATCCAGCGACTTTTCCACAGATAAATGATCGACGGAATCAATCGCCACTTCAATTTCATGATAACTCATCCCTCTGCCGCGCCGAAGAAAATGCTCCATCGACACCTCTGATTCGTCACGATAAAGTTCTCTGAAATTTTCCCGCGTTGAAAATTTAGAATATAGAAATGCCAGCTCATCCGGCAACCAATGATAAAAAGGAAGCAAAGATGTATGCCGATCCTTAAACCACAATCTGTTGGGTGTTTCGACAACACAAAGAAGCCCGCCCCGATTCAACATGTCCCAGGCAATTCTTAAACTCTGCAATCGTTCAGGCACAGTCATATGTTCAAGACAGGCATAAAAAATAATCACATCGAACACCCGGTCGTGATAGTGAGTCTTAATATCTACTGCATTTAAATAATCCAGACACGCATCAACATGATATACTTCACATCGGACTCCAGCGACTTCTAATGCTCCTTTATCCAGATCACATCCGCAAACCGTCGCACCCTGCTCTGCCAAAGCAACTGTGGAGGCACCTGTCCCACAACCAATCTCAAGGATTGAAGCCCCACTAAGGGGAATCAATGAATGAATCCAAGGAATTACCGTCTGCCGACTTGACCGCAACCTTTCGTGCATATGCGCGTTAAGATCTGCAAGATAAGCCGTTTCTTCATAATGTGTACGATCACGCCAACCGGTATAATAATATACTTCCATGGCTTTTTTTATCCGGGAAATCCCGGCCTCGGAAGCCTCCCGCCAATGGTCGCTTAACGCATTGTCCGGTTGCTGCAACTTGTTATCAGGCCTCAGCCAGGAAAAAAAAACATCTGTTATTCCCATACTTCCTCACACGGATCGCTTGCGTAATACTTCCATCAGTCACACGACGCAAGACGAACAACAAAGTCATCAATCTGTGCCTGCTCGGGCCAAAGATGCCCATCAACCCACTGCAAAGAGGCGTCGTCCTTTAAAACCCAATGCCCGGGACACTCGTGAACCATCGACGTAACATATGTATAACTGACTTCAACAACTAACGGAACCCCGTTTTTCCAGATGATATCCATTCCGCAACTATCCGTTCTTAGTTTTTTTGCGGTCTGAAAGGCCAGCTTCACGGCCCTTTGGTCAATTAACTCCGGAGACACATCATAGCTGCCGCTTCCGCTTGCTCGAAAATCATCCGGTCGATTATATCGGCGATATCCGAATGCTCTGTTCCCTATAATGGTTACACGGGTATCGTATTCATTGTGCGGAATAAATTCCTGAAACAATACATAATCTTTATGAACCTCCCAGCATTCCGGCGGCACAGCGCAAACCGGATCATTGCGGCGGCACATTAACTGCCAAGTTTTTTTAAGGAGAAACCCGATCGAATCCTCGTCCCGAACATTCGTTGTATCAACTTCTGACAACGAACGCACGCCCGAAGAAAACAACCGAAAAACAACCTCTCTCGCTTCGCGCTGTGTTTTCAGAAGCACGACATTGGATGCTCCAGCACCACCTGACAATTTCACGACGACAGGGTAAGTACATCCTTCAATCCATTGAAGCGCTGCCGATTCCGAGTAAAAAACCCATGTTTCAGGAGTCG from Spartobacteria bacterium harbors:
- a CDS encoding class I SAM-dependent methyltransferase; protein product: MGITDVFFSWLRPDNKLQQPDNALSDHWREASEAGISRIKKAMEVYYYTGWRDRTHYEETAYLADLNAHMHERLRSSRQTVIPWIHSLIPLSGASILEIGCGTGASTVALAEQGATVCGCDLDKGALEVAGVRCEVYHVDACLDYLNAVDIKTHYHDRVFDVIIFYACLEHMTVPERLQSLRIAWDMLNRGGLLCVVETPNRLWFKDRHTSLLPFYHWLPDELAFLYSKFSTRENFRELYRDESEVSMEHFLRRGRGMSYHEIEVAIDSVDHLSVEKSLDEFIGSGARTSEENKYVEFLMAQSAGIPEVFFYENLDFALRK